A stretch of Mus caroli chromosome 5, CAROLI_EIJ_v1.1, whole genome shotgun sequence DNA encodes these proteins:
- the Agap3 gene encoding arf-GAP with GTPase, ANK repeat and PH domain-containing protein 3 isoform X5, producing MERGWSPGESCSGERPAVCRRALSVCDSLDLHSASADRTAAALQAALCAAREQPSRPRSVCSGTPGSAPSGARGLLLGLLRPRHGRRGPAPSERPGSPPPSPELSPAPIRRSRGPGERASRPRPTSMTFLEVNRLELAATEAPGAGLGRTGSSGFLRGASLWSSQRWQVFRGGGSRGTESPRRGLSALRKSFSFRLRRGQEIRRSESGLLARPPRARTRSDGDASSLGTFPSRRDLLGADTPCAPPEPGRPRAAASLWKLLTSRFRRREPAPSAPLWSRRAAAAPGLLGAPSDSFVNSQEWTLSRSVPELKVGIVGNLSSGKSALVHRYLTGTYVQEESPEGGRFKKEIVVDGQSYLLLIRDEGGPPELQFAAWVDAVVFVFSLEDEISFQTVYNYFLRLCSFRNASEVPMVLVGTQDAISAANPRVIDDSRARKLSTDLKRCTYYETCATYGLNVERVFQDVAQKVVALRKKQQLAIGPCKSLPNSPSHSAVSAASIPAVHINQATNGGSSAFSDYSSSVPSTPSISQRELRIETIAASSTPTPIRKQSKRRSNIFTICATVSNFSSTKRPFQLLPN from the exons ATGGAGCGGGGCTGGTCGCCGGGGGAAAGCTGCAGCGGGGAGCGGCCCGCCGTCTGCCGCCGCGCCCTCAGCGTCTGCGACTCGCTGGACCTGCACAGCGCCTCGGCCGACCGGACCGCCGCCGCCCTACAGGCCGCCTTGTGCGCCGCACGCGAACAGCCTTCGCGGCCACGGAGCGTGTGCTCCGGGACTCCGGGGTCGGCGCCCTCCGGAGCGCGCGGCCTGCTGCTTGGCCTCTTGCGCCCGCGCCACGGCCGTCGGGGCCCTGCGCCCTCAGAACGGCCCGGCTCGCCACCGCCCAGCCCTGAGCTCAGCCCCGCGCCTATCCGGCGCAGCCGCGGACCTGGAGAGAGGGCATCCAGGCCGCGGCCCACCAGCATGACGTTCCTGGAGGTGAACCGTCTAGAGCTGGCGGCGACGGAGGCACCGGGCGCAGGGCTTGGCCGCACGGGGAGCTCGGGCTTCCTGCGGGGAGCGTCCCTGTGGAGTAGCCAGCGCTGGCAGGTGTTCCGTGGTGGTGGCAGCCGCGGCACGGAGAGTCCCCGGCGCGGGCTGTCGGCGCTCAGGAAGAGTTTTAGCTTCCGTCTGCGCCGCGGCCAGGAGATCCGGCGCTCCGAGTCCGGGCTGCTTGCCCGGCCACCCCGCGCGCGCACCCGCAGCGACGGCGACGCCAGCTCCCTGGGTACCTTCCCCAGTCGCCGAGATTTGCTGGGCGCCGATACCCCGTGCGCGCCACCAGAGCCCGGCCGCCCCCGCGCCGCCGCCAGCCTCTGGAAGCTGCTCACCAGCCGCTTCCGCCGGAGGGAGCCCGCTCCCTCAGCGCCGCTGTGGAGCCGCCGGGCAGCCGCAGCCCCAGGACTCCTGGGCGCGCCAAGCG ACTCATTTGTGAACAGCCAGGAGTGGACCCTGAGCCGCTCTGTGCCGGAGCTTAAAGTG GGCATAGTGGGCAACCTGTCTAGTGGGAAATCAGCCTTGGTTCATCGATATCTGACAGGGACCTATGTCCAGGAAGAGTCCCCTGAAG GGGGTCGATTTAAAAAGGAGATTGTGGTGGACGGCCAGAGTTACCTGCTGCTGATCCGGGATGAAGGAGGCCCCCCTGAACTCCAG TTTGCTGCCTGGGTGGATGCAGTGGTGTTTGTGTTCAGCCTGGAGGATGAAATCAGCTTCCAGACGGTGTACAACTACTTCCTACGCCTCTGCAGCTTTCGAAATGCCAGCGAGGTGCCCATGGTGCTGGTGGGCACACAGG ATGCCATCAGTGCCGCCAATCCCCGGGTCATTGACGACAGCAGGGCCCGCAAACTGTCCACAGACCTGAAGCGCTGTACCTACTACGAAACATGCGCAACCTATGGGCTCAATGTGGAACGAGTCTTCCAGGACG TGGCCCAGAAGGTGGTAGCTTTgaggaagaagcagcagctgGCGATCGGGCCCTGCAAGTCCCTGCCCAACTCACCCAGCCACTCGGCCGTGTCTGCTGCCTCCATCCCAGCCGTGCACATCAATCAG GCCACCAACGGAGGCAGCAGCGCCTTCAGCGACTACTCGTCCTCAGTCCCCTCCACCCCTAGCATCAGCCAGCGGGAGCTGCGCATCGAGACCATCGctgcctcctccacccccacGCCCATCCGCAAGCAGTCCAAGCGGCGTTCTAACATCTTCACG